One Streptomyces sp. R28 DNA window includes the following coding sequences:
- a CDS encoding trypsin-like peptidase domain-containing protein, with the protein MTIDDTGVPGESARFLEEFGATVVRVCAGDGRPVGTGFLLAPGTVATCAHVVADALCTDAGSPTPPAAPVTVEFPLRPGAVRYEASVSAWRPVAGDGTGDIALLRLPEGAPAGAVPVACAGDLWHHRFRVLGFPASAEHGAWIGGRLLGAVGQGWISMETDGTAHRIAPGCSGAPVWDEDIGAVIGMTVATDRGASAVTSYLIPAAALLDLQPGLRRCPYQGLDAFREEDAEYFFGREEETRRLLDAVERHLVVPVVGPSGSGKTSLVRAGVLPRLRAEGFTVCEIRPLPGTRASVTVARAVVGVLEAAAAAGQSGDASAGLGTASGTWGVPGPRPEPGSTSASGSVPPSGPGSAPPHPASAAPGPALAVVEHERAALALADLLDSADGTTPAELGRRLLDHCGPRGHVFFLDQLEETVAAEPATARALLALMAALVAVPADGRRLRVLATLRSSCLDDLADPGTARFLSDCAQVVAPLGRSGLLRAVEAPAARVPGLTLDIGLAERIVDDAEDEPGQLPLVEFALTELWAHEKGIRLTHSGYEALGGVAGALSAHAEQRVGEVIAAHGEAPVRRLFTQLARPDDAGGFTRKPVRLAPLPPALQAAAEALATRTRFIRITHGPDDDPIVDLAHEELVRAWGPLKKWLDDSRDFRAWQERLLQALAHWKETGGEPGALLRGTMLATSLEWLGDPDRREDITPAERDYVQLSRRHQQRGLRRWRLATAVVVVLALVAGYLAVETWRGGLALEERVRTIASRQLTEDAARLAATDPGTAARLSVAAWHNAQGKEARQALLQTYLGGMSVVSGHAGHGSEPIQSLDVTPDGSTAVTTSADRDGVPHARVWTGLADGRASWWQVPGLTGAGAPERAEFSDDGGLLAIVSADGSVPCYDVRAHRHLWTGRQPTLGTGRVPKTMALDFSDSGRLLLRLVADRFAAEGTAHSSQTQVWQSRTGKVVQVSRKGVPSGPVAADAALVGEGRDVVHLARHESRSEARVQNLVTGRGLRTGADAEWISHRGAGVVVDRGHGRHALIRLAGSHGAGGRPFLAIEPSGPDLTGRYAVESGTTRVTQYEVIDTGTGRRYRAPGLPSSQEAEEQLVGVLPGEGDGAAPRILLAAASDLLILRTHEQPSMPLPDPAPGAVSSDATYMRSPDGVYRAQTASSDNRFEGAPERLVVARRGAEDQARTVVVEEFKDRAEGGFFTTDGRHLVLWGEDKISFRDPDSPREARVRPFPGLVDAAPLQGGAVVILTTHQLIRYDFAADRSRVLGVDPCGARGLPCRGLAVRPGRRDEVVVGHSSASSGELVIWNTRTGRARHTGIMVTEPDGTYLKLVFDPRGRTVATSLDARTIQRWDVETGKRVGSAVEADEATSVRQLADDGTLLSDEGGALLALWRPEDQDEPYVTFPFTALPEDLRLTADRLTFRQGNAELTIPLDPEAWHQTLCRHWTPYTPQEQLILDRAGSVTDSPCP; encoded by the coding sequence ATGACTATTGATGACACCGGTGTACCGGGAGAATCCGCACGTTTCCTGGAAGAGTTCGGCGCGACGGTGGTCCGGGTGTGCGCCGGCGACGGGCGGCCCGTCGGGACCGGGTTCCTGCTGGCGCCGGGCACGGTGGCCACCTGCGCCCATGTCGTCGCCGACGCGCTGTGCACCGACGCGGGATCGCCGACGCCGCCCGCGGCGCCGGTGACCGTGGAGTTCCCGCTGCGGCCGGGCGCGGTGAGGTACGAGGCGTCGGTGTCGGCCTGGCGGCCGGTGGCGGGCGACGGCACCGGGGACATCGCACTGCTGCGACTGCCGGAAGGGGCCCCTGCCGGCGCCGTCCCCGTCGCGTGCGCCGGCGACCTCTGGCACCACCGTTTCCGCGTCCTCGGCTTCCCCGCCAGCGCCGAACACGGCGCCTGGATCGGCGGACGGCTGCTCGGCGCGGTCGGCCAGGGCTGGATCTCGATGGAGACGGACGGCACGGCTCACCGCATCGCCCCCGGATGCAGCGGAGCACCGGTCTGGGACGAGGACATCGGCGCCGTCATCGGCATGACGGTCGCGACCGACCGCGGTGCCTCCGCGGTGACGTCGTATCTGATCCCGGCCGCCGCCCTCCTGGACCTCCAGCCGGGCCTGCGCCGCTGCCCCTACCAAGGGCTCGACGCCTTCCGCGAGGAGGACGCCGAGTACTTCTTCGGCCGTGAGGAAGAGACCCGGCGGCTCCTCGACGCGGTCGAGCGGCACTTGGTGGTGCCGGTCGTCGGCCCGTCCGGCAGCGGGAAGACCTCCTTGGTACGGGCGGGAGTCCTGCCCCGTCTGAGGGCCGAGGGGTTCACCGTTTGCGAGATCCGCCCTCTGCCGGGTACCCGGGCGTCGGTGACGGTGGCCCGGGCGGTGGTGGGAGTGCTGGAGGCAGCCGCAGCCGCTGGGCAGAGTGGGGACGCCTCTGCTGGGCTTGGTACTGCTTCCGGGACTTGGGGCGTGCCGGGCCCTCGCCCGGAGCCGGGCTCCACGTCTGCGTCCGGTTCAGTACCCCCGTCCGGTCCTGGCTCCGCGCCGCCGCACCCCGCGTCCGCCGCGCCCGGGCCCGCCCTGGCCGTCGTCGAGCACGAGCGCGCCGCGCTCGCCCTGGCCGATCTGCTGGACAGCGCCGACGGCACGACCCCCGCCGAACTCGGACGACGTCTGCTCGACCACTGCGGCCCTCGCGGCCACGTCTTCTTCCTCGACCAACTGGAGGAGACCGTCGCCGCCGAACCGGCCACCGCCCGCGCCCTGCTGGCCCTGATGGCCGCTCTGGTCGCGGTGCCGGCCGACGGACGGCGGCTGCGCGTCCTCGCCACTCTGCGCTCCTCCTGCCTGGACGACCTGGCCGACCCCGGCACCGCCCGCTTCCTCAGCGACTGTGCCCAAGTGGTCGCGCCGCTCGGCCGATCGGGCCTGCTGCGTGCCGTCGAGGCACCCGCCGCCCGTGTCCCCGGCCTCACCCTCGACATCGGCCTGGCCGAACGCATCGTCGACGACGCCGAGGACGAACCGGGCCAGCTGCCTCTGGTGGAGTTCGCCCTCACCGAACTCTGGGCGCACGAGAAGGGCATCCGGCTCACCCACTCCGGCTACGAGGCCCTGGGCGGTGTCGCCGGGGCCCTGTCCGCCCACGCCGAGCAGCGGGTCGGCGAGGTCATCGCCGCGCACGGCGAGGCCCCGGTCCGCCGCCTGTTCACCCAACTCGCCCGCCCCGACGACGCGGGCGGCTTCACCCGCAAGCCGGTACGCCTCGCGCCCCTGCCGCCCGCACTCCAGGCAGCCGCCGAGGCTCTGGCGACCCGAACCCGCTTCATCCGCATCACCCACGGCCCCGACGACGACCCCATCGTCGACCTCGCCCACGAGGAACTGGTCCGCGCCTGGGGCCCGCTGAAGAAGTGGCTGGACGATTCCCGTGACTTCCGGGCCTGGCAGGAACGGCTGTTGCAGGCGCTGGCGCACTGGAAGGAGACGGGAGGCGAGCCGGGCGCGCTGCTGCGCGGGACGATGCTGGCCACGTCGCTGGAGTGGCTCGGGGATCCGGATCGCCGCGAGGACATCACACCGGCGGAGCGTGACTATGTGCAGCTCAGCCGCCGGCATCAGCAACGGGGCCTGCGGCGGTGGCGGCTGGCGACGGCTGTGGTGGTCGTGCTGGCGCTGGTGGCGGGCTATCTGGCGGTCGAGACATGGCGCGGGGGACTGGCCCTGGAGGAACGTGTGCGGACCATCGCGTCCCGGCAGCTGACGGAGGACGCTGCCCGGCTGGCGGCGACCGATCCGGGGACGGCAGCGCGGCTGTCGGTGGCCGCGTGGCACAACGCACAGGGCAAGGAGGCCCGACAGGCGCTGCTTCAGACTTACCTCGGCGGCATGTCGGTGGTCTCCGGGCATGCGGGACATGGGTCCGAGCCCATCCAGAGCCTCGATGTCACCCCGGACGGCTCCACGGCGGTGACCACGTCCGCCGACCGGGACGGCGTCCCGCACGCCCGGGTGTGGACGGGCCTCGCCGACGGGCGGGCGAGCTGGTGGCAGGTGCCGGGTCTGACCGGCGCAGGAGCTCCCGAGCGCGCCGAGTTCAGCGATGACGGCGGGCTGCTGGCCATCGTGTCCGCCGACGGGTCGGTCCCCTGTTACGACGTACGCGCCCACCGACACCTGTGGACCGGACGGCAGCCGACGCTGGGGACCGGGCGCGTGCCCAAGACCATGGCGCTGGACTTCTCGGACAGCGGCCGGCTGCTGCTCCGCCTCGTCGCCGACCGTTTCGCCGCCGAGGGGACGGCGCACAGCTCCCAGACCCAGGTCTGGCAGAGCCGGACGGGCAAGGTGGTGCAGGTGTCGCGGAAGGGGGTACCGAGTGGGCCGGTGGCAGCCGATGCCGCGCTGGTCGGGGAGGGCCGGGACGTCGTCCATCTCGCCCGGCACGAGAGCCGGAGCGAAGCGCGGGTGCAGAACCTGGTGACCGGCCGGGGTCTGCGTACCGGCGCGGACGCCGAGTGGATCTCCCACCGGGGCGCGGGGGTCGTCGTGGACCGCGGCCATGGCCGGCACGCGCTGATCCGGTTGGCGGGCTCGCATGGCGCCGGGGGAAGGCCGTTTCTGGCGATTGAGCCGAGCGGTCCGGATCTCACCGGACGCTATGCGGTGGAGAGCGGCACCACACGGGTGACCCAGTACGAGGTGATCGACACGGGCACCGGCAGGCGTTACCGAGCACCGGGGCTGCCCTCGTCGCAAGAGGCCGAGGAGCAGCTCGTCGGTGTCCTTCCGGGCGAGGGGGACGGGGCGGCCCCGCGCATTCTGCTGGCAGCGGCCTCGGATCTGCTGATCCTGCGGACGCACGAGCAGCCCAGCATGCCGCTGCCCGACCCCGCGCCCGGCGCCGTTTCGTCAGACGCCACGTACATGAGAAGCCCGGACGGTGTGTACCGCGCTCAGACCGCGAGTTCCGACAACAGGTTCGAGGGGGCTCCGGAGAGACTGGTCGTGGCTCGCCGGGGTGCGGAGGACCAGGCGCGGACGGTGGTGGTGGAGGAGTTCAAGGACCGTGCGGAGGGCGGGTTCTTCACCACGGACGGCAGGCACTTGGTCCTGTGGGGCGAGGACAAGATCTCCTTCCGCGACCCGGACAGCCCGCGGGAGGCGCGGGTGCGGCCGTTCCCGGGCCTGGTCGACGCCGCTCCCCTCCAGGGCGGGGCCGTGGTGATCCTGACAACCCATCAACTGATCCGGTACGACTTCGCAGCGGACAGGTCCAGGGTCCTGGGCGTGGATCCCTGTGGCGCTCGGGGCCTGCCGTGCCGTGGGCTCGCGGTCCGTCCCGGACGCCGTGACGAAGTGGTGGTCGGCCACAGCAGCGCCAGCAGCGGCGAGCTGGTCATCTGGAACACGAGGACCGGCAGGGCGCGCCACACCGGCATCATGGTGACGGAGCCGGACGGGACCTACCTGAAGCTGGTGTTCGACCCGCGAGGCCGGACGGTCGCCACCTCGCTGGACGCCAGGACGATCCAGCGATGGGACGTGGAAACCGGCAAACGTGTCGGATCGGCCGTCGAGGCGGACGAAGCGACATCAGTGCGGCAGCTGGCCGACGACGGAACCCTGCTCAGCGACGAAGGGGGCGCGCTTCTGGCTCTGTGGCGGCCCGAGGATCAGGACGAGCCCTATGTCACGTTCCCGTTCACCGCTCTCCCGGAGGACCTGCGCCTGACGGCCGACCGTCTCACCTTCCGCCAGGGCAACGCCGAGCTGACCATCCCCCTGGACCCGGAGGCGTGGCACCAGACCCTCTGCCGTCACTGGACCCCGTACACCCCGCAGGAGCAGCTCATCCTCGACCGCGCCGGATCGGTGACGGACTCGCCGTGCCCCTAA
- a CDS encoding class II aldolase/adducin family protein, producing the protein MAEERREQRDQRGVRDAREGAQDVGESWGRRVRPEEADAWESLVATARRTVSEGLVVGTSGNVSVRVGDTVLLTPSGVPYDRLTSQDVTGVDLDGRQVLGSLVPTSELPMHLAVYRGTDAGAIVHTHAVHATAVSTLVPELPLIHYMAGALGGPVRVAPYATYGTQELAENMLRALTDRTACLLQNHGTIAYGTTLDQAYDRTAQLEWMSRLWLTASSVPDLSPTLLSERQVAEAGERLRGYGQRG; encoded by the coding sequence ATGGCTGAGGAGCGGCGGGAGCAGCGGGACCAGCGAGGTGTGCGGGATGCGCGGGAGGGCGCACAGGATGTGGGGGAGTCGTGGGGCAGGCGTGTGCGCCCCGAGGAGGCGGATGCCTGGGAGTCCCTCGTGGCGACGGCCCGCCGGACCGTGTCCGAGGGGCTGGTCGTCGGCACGTCCGGCAATGTCTCGGTACGCGTCGGCGACACGGTGCTGCTCACGCCTTCGGGAGTGCCGTACGACCGCCTGACGTCGCAGGACGTGACGGGGGTGGACCTCGACGGCCGTCAGGTACTGGGCTCGCTCGTGCCGACCAGCGAGCTGCCCATGCACCTCGCCGTCTACCGCGGCACGGACGCCGGCGCGATCGTCCACACCCACGCGGTCCACGCGACGGCCGTCTCGACCCTGGTGCCGGAGCTCCCGCTGATCCACTACATGGCGGGCGCCCTCGGCGGCCCCGTCCGGGTTGCCCCGTATGCGACGTACGGCACCCAGGAGTTGGCCGAGAACATGCTCCGGGCCCTCACCGACCGCACCGCCTGTCTCCTCCAGAACCACGGCACGATCGCCTACGGCACGACCCTGGACCAGGCCTACGACCGCACGGCCCAACTCGAGTGGATGTCCCGCCTGTGGCTCACGGCGTCCTCGGTGCCCGACCTGTCACCGACCCTGCTGTCGGAGAGGCAGGTGGCGGAGGCGGGGGAGCGGTTGCGGGGGTATGGGCAGCGGGGGTGA
- a CDS encoding cobalamin biosynthesis protein: MRADRVFAYGAAAGLVGDLLLGDPRRGHPVAAFGRAAAAVERVLWRDHRAWGAVHTAVCAGGAAAVGALAARVVRTSPAASVALTAAATWAVVGGTSLAREARGIGRALEAGDVEGARERLPRLCGRDPQALDADGIARAVVESVAENTSDAVVGALVWGAVGGVPGLVGFRAVNTLDAMVGHKSARYRRYGWASARLDDVAGWPGARLTAVLAAVAGGDPRGAVRAWRADAASHPSPNAGPVEASFAGALGVRLGGTLSYGGRVEHRPVLNGGAGRAVVTRDIERAVRLSQRVSWLALGVSVAGRRIVKGRAS, encoded by the coding sequence ATGCGTGCCGATCGCGTCTTCGCGTACGGCGCCGCCGCCGGACTTGTCGGTGATCTGCTGCTCGGCGACCCTCGCCGGGGGCATCCGGTCGCCGCGTTCGGGCGGGCTGCCGCTGCCGTGGAACGGGTGTTGTGGCGCGACCACCGCGCGTGGGGTGCGGTGCACACCGCCGTGTGCGCCGGGGGCGCCGCCGCGGTCGGGGCGCTCGCCGCTCGTGTCGTCCGTACGTCCCCTGCCGCCTCCGTCGCGCTGACCGCCGCCGCCACCTGGGCCGTTGTCGGCGGGACCTCGCTCGCGCGCGAGGCGCGGGGCATCGGGCGGGCTCTGGAGGCGGGGGACGTCGAAGGGGCCCGGGAGCGGCTGCCGCGTCTGTGCGGCCGGGATCCGCAGGCGCTGGACGCGGACGGGATCGCCCGGGCCGTCGTGGAGTCCGTTGCCGAGAACACCTCCGACGCCGTCGTGGGGGCTCTCGTGTGGGGGGCCGTCGGTGGTGTGCCGGGGCTCGTCGGGTTTCGGGCCGTCAACACCCTTGACGCCATGGTGGGGCACAAGTCGGCCCGGTATCGGCGGTACGGGTGGGCTTCGGCCCGGCTCGACGATGTCGCCGGTTGGCCGGGAGCGCGGCTGACCGCCGTGCTCGCCGCTGTCGCCGGGGGCGATCCGCGGGGGGCCGTGCGGGCCTGGCGTGCCGACGCCGCCAGCCATCCCAGTCCCAACGCGGGCCCGGTCGAGGCGTCGTTCGCCGGCGCCCTCGGGGTGCGGCTGGGCGGGACCCTGTCGTACGGGGGGCGGGTCGAGCACCGGCCCGTGCTCAACGGCGGCGCCGGGCGCGCCGTCGTCACGCGCGACATCGAGCGTGCCGTACGGCTCTCACAACGCGTCAGTTGGCTTGCGCTCGGCGTCAGTGTCGCCGGGCGCCGCATCGTGAAGGGGCGTGCGTCATGA
- a CDS encoding lysozyme, translating into MARDRKPFRHRSRLIAASLAALTLGSTALAEIPAAAAGKPKGHDVSSHQKNVDWQSSKAKGARFVYVKATESHTYRNPYFNQQYNGSRGAGLMRGAYHFALPDKSSGQAQAAHFVRNGGDWKPDGWTLPPALDIEYNPYGKHKCYGLSKVKMAAWIQSFSNEMRRLTGRRPVIYTTTHWWNTCTGASRAFASNHALWIARYDSATAGALPAGWQYWTLWQYDNGSGSGSGSLPGDQNLFNGSMTQLRKFAQGH; encoded by the coding sequence ATGGCCCGTGATCGCAAACCGTTCCGTCACCGCTCCCGCCTCATAGCCGCATCCCTGGCGGCGCTCACCCTTGGAAGTACCGCGCTCGCCGAGATTCCGGCCGCGGCGGCCGGCAAGCCCAAGGGACATGACGTCTCGTCCCACCAGAAGAACGTCGACTGGCAGAGCTCGAAGGCAAAGGGCGCCCGGTTCGTCTACGTCAAGGCGACCGAGTCCCACACCTACCGCAACCCGTACTTCAACCAGCAGTACAACGGCTCCCGCGGCGCGGGCCTGATGCGCGGCGCGTACCACTTCGCACTGCCGGACAAGTCGTCGGGCCAGGCACAGGCGGCGCACTTCGTGCGCAACGGCGGCGACTGGAAGCCGGACGGCTGGACTCTGCCGCCCGCGCTCGACATCGAATACAACCCGTACGGCAAGCACAAGTGCTACGGACTGAGCAAGGTGAAGATGGCCGCCTGGATCCAGTCCTTCAGCAACGAGATGCGGCGACTGACCGGCCGCCGTCCGGTGATCTACACCACCACGCACTGGTGGAACACCTGCACCGGCGCCAGCCGCGCCTTCGCCTCGAATCACGCACTGTGGATAGCCCGCTACGACTCCGCCACCGCGGGGGCACTGCCGGCCGGATGGCAGTACTGGACCCTCTGGCAGTACGACAACGGCAGCGGCAGCGGCAGCGGCAGCCTGCCGGGTGACCAGAATCTCTTCAACGGGTCCATGACCCAGCTGAGGAAGTTCGCCCAAGGCCACTGA
- a CDS encoding anion permease, with amino-acid sequence MENFSLILAIVVVTALAFDFTNGFHDTANAMATTISTGALKPKVAVAMSAALNLVGAFLSVEVANTISKGLVDETGIRPEVIFAALVGAILWNLLTWLVGLPSSSSHALMGGLIGATVASAGVGAVHGDALVTKVLIPAIAAPLVAGIAALLATRLTYTLGKKADGNASKKGYRAGQIASAGLVSLAHGTNDAQKTMGIITLALVAGGTLAPDSDPPMWVILSAGLAIALGTYLGGWRIIRTMGKGLTDLQPQQGFAAQTSAATVILASSHLGFSLSTTHSVSGSVMGAGLGRKGGVVRWSTATRMFVAWGLTLPAAALVGALAEYVTGFGSWGTALVAIFLVASSAAIWKISRREVIDHTNVNETDEPAGVVTTAMAAVTPPPAGSTATEELAATIPAPSSEPAPTQPTTV; translated from the coding sequence ATGGAAAACTTCTCGCTGATCCTCGCGATTGTGGTGGTAACCGCACTTGCGTTCGATTTCACGAACGGTTTCCACGACACCGCCAACGCGATGGCCACGACCATCTCGACCGGTGCCCTCAAGCCCAAGGTCGCGGTGGCCATGTCCGCCGCGCTCAACCTTGTAGGCGCTTTCCTCTCCGTGGAGGTCGCCAACACGATCTCCAAGGGTCTCGTCGACGAGACCGGCATCCGTCCCGAGGTCATCTTCGCCGCGTTGGTCGGCGCGATCCTCTGGAACCTGCTGACCTGGCTGGTCGGCCTGCCCTCCAGCTCCTCGCACGCCCTCATGGGCGGCCTGATCGGCGCCACCGTCGCCTCGGCCGGTGTCGGCGCGGTGCACGGCGACGCGCTCGTCACCAAGGTGCTGATCCCGGCGATCGCCGCCCCGCTGGTCGCGGGCATCGCCGCGCTGCTGGCCACCCGCCTGACCTACACCCTCGGCAAGAAGGCCGACGGCAACGCCTCCAAGAAGGGCTACCGCGCCGGCCAGATAGCCTCCGCCGGCCTGGTCTCCCTCGCCCACGGCACGAACGACGCGCAGAAGACGATGGGCATCATCACCCTCGCCCTGGTCGCCGGCGGCACCCTCGCCCCCGACTCCGACCCGCCGATGTGGGTCATCCTCTCCGCGGGCCTGGCCATCGCGCTCGGCACCTACCTCGGCGGCTGGCGCATCATCCGCACCATGGGCAAGGGCCTGACCGACCTCCAGCCGCAGCAGGGCTTCGCCGCCCAGACCAGCGCCGCGACGGTCATCCTGGCCTCCTCCCACCTCGGCTTCTCCCTCTCCACCACGCACTCCGTCTCCGGCTCGGTGATGGGCGCGGGCCTCGGCCGCAAGGGCGGCGTGGTGCGCTGGTCGACGGCCACCCGGATGTTCGTCGCCTGGGGCCTCACGCTCCCGGCGGCCGCCCTGGTCGGCGCGCTCGCGGAGTACGTGACGGGCTTCGGCTCCTGGGGTACGGCCCTCGTCGCGATCTTCCTGGTCGCCTCCAGCGCCGCCATCTGGAAGATCTCCCGCCGCGAGGTCATCGACCACACGAACGTCAACGAGACCGACGAGCCGGCCGGCGTCGTCACCACGGCGATGGCCGCCGTGACCCCGCCGCCCGCGGGCAGCACGGCGACCGAGGAGCTGGCGGCCACGATCCCGGCCCCGTCCTCCGAGCCGGCGCCTACGCAGCCCACCACCGTCTGA
- a CDS encoding alpha/beta hydrolase gives MRTVKTTAAAVTVALAAGAASVAAGRFASGAALKAPPGRPLPTEPRLTVHATAAGQIALTRDLASLRPGTYGLSGDGSHAVVGPVLAAANHSADTVVRRLERVTHGTLQPGDSVWLTPNVHVGNPSAALGLDHADVDIPGELGALPAWFVPGARDTWVIAVHGLGTTREHAMNVMKFLNGRHFPVLALSYRGDLGAPRPPDGLNHLGETEWRDLDAAMRYAVRYGAKQFVLLGWSTGATMALRAAAHSGLRDHVSGLVLDSPVLSWEATLRALATARHTPSALLPLAVRAAQGRTGLNTDRVTGAGAPDRLTVPTLIFHGPDDRVAPWTLSRRLADAHPNLVALTTVKNAPHAAMWNADPEAYEESLRRFVTPLM, from the coding sequence GTGCGCACTGTCAAAACGACGGCCGCTGCCGTCACCGTGGCTCTCGCCGCCGGCGCCGCGAGCGTCGCCGCCGGGCGGTTCGCCAGCGGCGCCGCGCTGAAGGCGCCCCCTGGCAGGCCCCTGCCCACCGAACCCAGGCTCACCGTGCACGCCACGGCAGCCGGCCAGATCGCGCTCACCCGCGACCTGGCCTCCCTGCGCCCCGGCACCTACGGCCTCTCCGGCGACGGCTCGCATGCGGTCGTCGGCCCCGTCCTCGCCGCGGCGAACCACTCCGCCGACACCGTCGTACGCCGCCTGGAACGCGTCACGCACGGCACCCTCCAGCCCGGCGACAGCGTCTGGCTCACCCCGAACGTCCACGTCGGCAACCCCAGCGCCGCCCTCGGCCTCGACCACGCCGACGTCGACATCCCCGGCGAACTCGGCGCCCTGCCCGCATGGTTCGTCCCCGGCGCCCGCGACACCTGGGTCATCGCGGTGCACGGCCTCGGCACCACCCGCGAACACGCCATGAACGTCATGAAGTTCCTCAACGGCCGCCACTTCCCGGTCCTCGCCCTCTCCTACCGGGGCGACCTCGGCGCACCCCGCCCTCCGGACGGCCTGAACCACCTCGGCGAGACCGAGTGGCGCGACCTGGACGCGGCGATGCGCTACGCCGTGCGGTACGGCGCCAAGCAGTTCGTCCTGCTCGGCTGGTCCACCGGCGCGACGATGGCGCTGCGCGCCGCCGCGCACTCGGGCCTGCGTGACCATGTCTCGGGCCTGGTCCTGGACTCCCCGGTGCTCAGCTGGGAAGCCACGCTGCGCGCCCTCGCCACGGCCCGGCACACGCCGAGCGCGCTGCTGCCGCTCGCGGTCCGCGCGGCACAGGGCCGCACCGGCCTGAACACCGACCGCGTCACCGGCGCCGGCGCCCCCGACCGCCTCACGGTGCCGACCCTGATCTTCCACGGCCCCGACGACAGGGTGGCCCCCTGGACCCTCTCCCGCCGCCTGGCCGACGCCCACCCCAACCTGGTGGCCCTCACCACCGTCAAGAACGCTCCCCACGCCGCCATGTGGAACGCCGACCCCGAGGCCTACGAAGAGTCCCTGCGCCGCTTCGTCACGCCGCTCATGTGA
- a CDS encoding cobyric acid synthase: MTGGGLLVAGTTSDAGKSVVTAGICRWLVRQGVKVAPFKAQNMSLNSFVTREGAEIGRAQAMQAQACRVEPTALMNPVLLKPGGEQSSQVVLMGKPVGEMSARGYHGGRQQKLLGTVLDCLAELRGTYDAVICEGAGSPAEINLRRTDIVNMGIARGARLPVLVVGDIDRGGVFASFFGTVALLSPEDQEFVAGFLVNKFRGDVSLLEPGLDMLHGLTGRRTYGVLPFRHGLGIDEEDGMAVSLRGAVRESQVSAPVGEDVLRVAVCAVPLMSNFTDVDALAAEPGVVVRFVDRPEELADADLVVIPGTRGTVKALEWLRERGLAEALLRRAASGRPVLGICGGFQILGEHIEDEVESRRGHVDGLGVLPVRVRFAREKTLTRPVGEALGESVEGYEIHHGVADIDGGDPFLDGCRVGQTWGTHWHGSLESDGFRRAFLREVAAAAGRRFVPAADTSFAALREEQLDRLGDLIEQHADTDALWRLIESGAPQGLPFIPPGAPA; encoded by the coding sequence ATGACGGGCGGTGGGCTTCTGGTCGCCGGTACCACTTCCGACGCCGGCAAGAGCGTCGTCACCGCCGGGATCTGCCGGTGGCTGGTGCGGCAGGGGGTCAAGGTCGCGCCCTTCAAGGCGCAGAACATGTCCCTCAATTCGTTCGTGACGCGGGAGGGGGCCGAGATCGGGCGGGCGCAGGCCATGCAGGCGCAGGCCTGTCGGGTCGAGCCCACCGCGCTGATGAACCCCGTGCTGCTCAAGCCCGGTGGCGAGCAGAGCAGCCAGGTCGTGCTCATGGGCAAGCCGGTCGGGGAGATGAGTGCCCGTGGGTATCACGGCGGGCGGCAGCAGAAACTCCTCGGGACGGTGCTCGACTGTCTTGCCGAGTTGCGGGGCACGTATGACGCGGTGATCTGTGAGGGGGCCGGTTCTCCCGCCGAGATCAATCTGCGGCGGACGGACATCGTGAACATGGGGATCGCGCGGGGCGCGCGGCTTCCCGTGCTCGTCGTCGGTGACATCGACCGCGGCGGGGTCTTCGCCTCGTTCTTCGGGACGGTCGCGCTGCTCTCTCCCGAGGATCAGGAGTTCGTCGCCGGGTTCCTGGTCAACAAGTTCCGGGGGGACGTCTCGCTGCTCGAACCCGGGCTCGACATGCTGCACGGCCTCACCGGGCGGCGGACGTACGGCGTGCTGCCCTTCCGTCACGGGCTCGGCATCGACGAGGAGGACGGGATGGCGGTCTCCCTGCGGGGAGCGGTTCGGGAGTCCCAGGTCTCCGCCCCCGTCGGCGAGGACGTGTTGCGTGTCGCCGTCTGTGCCGTCCCGCTCATGTCCAACTTCACCGATGTCGACGCCCTCGCCGCCGAGCCGGGTGTCGTGGTGCGGTTCGTGGACCGGCCGGAGGAGCTGGCCGACGCCGATCTCGTCGTCATTCCGGGGACTCGGGGGACCGTGAAGGCCCTGGAGTGGCTGCGGGAGCGGGGACTTGCGGAGGCCCTCCTGCGAAGGGCCGCTTCGGGAAGGCCCGTCCTCGGGATCTGCGGCGGCTTCCAGATCCTCGGCGAGCACATCGAGGACGAGGTCGAGAGCCGGCGCGGGCACGTCGACGGGCTCGGAGTCCTGCCCGTGCGGGTGCGGTTCGCCCGGGAGAAGACCCTCACCAGGCCGGTGGGGGAAGCCCTCGGCGAGTCCGTCGAGGGGTACGAGATCCATCACGGGGTCGCCGACATCGACGGAGGGGATCCCTTCCTCGACGGCTGCCGGGTCGGTCAGACCTGGGGCACGCACTGGCACGGCTCGCTGGAGTCGGACGGTTTCCGGCGGGCCTTTCTGCGGGAGGTGGCGGCCGCCGCGGGCCGCCGCTTCGTGCCGGCCGCCGACACGTCGTTCGCCGCGCTGCGCGAGGAGCAGCTCGACCGGCTCGGCGACCTGATCGAACAGCACGCGGACACGGACGCGCTCTGGCGGCTCATCGAGTCGGGCGCGCCGCAAGGACTGCCTTTCATTCCACCGGGAGCGCCCGCATGA